A single window of Paenibacillus sp. FSL H8-0537 DNA harbors:
- a CDS encoding PadR family transcriptional regulator, with protein MNSQDVILGILMDENCSGYEIKHKFETLFSYFYNASYGTIYPTLGKMEKQGLITKESILQDGKPNKNVYTITEAGREQFMLYLKSDIQAVETKSDFMVRLVFGKWADQEQVIQWLEKTIAKQEEEIAQLTADYANWKPNMNATQELCITIGIANQESSHRILVEGLQKLKAQL; from the coding sequence TTGAACAGCCAAGATGTGATTTTGGGTATTTTAATGGATGAAAATTGTTCGGGCTACGAAATCAAGCACAAATTTGAAACGCTGTTTTCGTATTTTTACAACGCCAGCTATGGAACGATTTATCCGACGCTCGGCAAGATGGAGAAACAGGGATTAATTACGAAGGAGAGCATTTTGCAGGACGGCAAGCCGAATAAAAACGTATATACAATTACAGAAGCGGGCCGGGAGCAGTTTATGCTTTATTTAAAAAGCGATATCCAGGCTGTGGAAACGAAATCCGATTTTATGGTGAGGCTCGTTTTTGGAAAATGGGCAGATCAGGAGCAAGTGATTCAATGGCTGGAGAAAACGATTGCCAAACAGGAGGAAGAGATTGCCCAATTAACGGCAGATTATGCAAATTGGAAACCCAACATGAATGCTACCCAAGAGCTGTGTATCACAATCGGTATTGCCAATCAGGAGAGCTCCCATCGAATTTTGGTAGAAGGATTACAGAAGCTGAAAGCTCAATTATAA
- a CDS encoding NAD(P)/FAD-dependent oxidoreductase: MNKQLELYDVTIIGGGPAGLYTTFYSGMRDLKTKLIESQPELGGRILTYPEKMIWDVGGITPIRGEKLIAQLVEQAKTFEPTIVLGQQISGFERQEDGTIVLTASSGEQHHTKTVILAIGYGARKLVKLEIEGADRFEVTNLYYTVQELEGFRGKHVLISGGGDSAVDWANELEPIAASVTVVHRRSQFGGHERNVSNMRSSSVKICTPYTVEALQSSNGTSINQVTIAHLETGERELLEVDAVIVNHGMKCDFGPVEGWGLDLGAWHVTVGEHMETNLLGVFAAGDFVTYGSKVELIAGTFTDGIMALNSAKQYLDPEAPMMAYVSSHNEKFKEKNRALGVTEDEESE; this comes from the coding sequence ATGAATAAACAATTGGAGCTTTATGATGTAACGATAATCGGTGGCGGTCCGGCTGGATTGTACACAACCTTTTATAGCGGCATGCGCGACTTGAAAACAAAGCTGATCGAATCACAGCCGGAGCTCGGAGGACGAATTCTAACCTATCCTGAAAAAATGATCTGGGATGTAGGGGGGATAACCCCGATCCGTGGAGAAAAATTGATCGCTCAATTAGTAGAACAAGCGAAAACCTTCGAGCCAACGATCGTACTTGGCCAGCAAATTTCAGGCTTTGAGCGGCAGGAGGATGGCACGATTGTGCTGACGGCATCGAGCGGCGAGCAGCATCATACGAAAACCGTTATTTTGGCCATAGGTTATGGAGCCCGCAAGCTGGTCAAGCTGGAAATCGAAGGAGCAGACCGTTTCGAAGTAACGAATTTGTATTACACCGTTCAGGAGTTGGAAGGCTTCCGCGGCAAGCATGTGCTCATTTCGGGAGGTGGCGATTCGGCAGTTGATTGGGCGAATGAACTAGAACCGATTGCAGCAAGCGTCACTGTTGTACATCGCCGCAGCCAATTCGGCGGACATGAGCGAAACGTCTCGAACATGAGAAGCTCCTCGGTGAAAATATGTACGCCTTATACCGTAGAAGCTCTGCAAAGCAGTAATGGGACTAGCATTAATCAGGTGACCATCGCTCATTTGGAAACAGGCGAGCGTGAGCTGCTGGAAGTCGATGCGGTGATCGTCAATCACGGGATGAAATGCGATTTCGGGCCAGTGGAGGGCTGGGGTCTTGACCTCGGAGCGTGGCATGTAACCGTCGGCGAACATATGGAAACGAATTTGCTGGGCGTATTTGCCGCAGGCGATTTCGTAACCTATGGCAGTAAAGTTGAGCTGATCGCTGGCACATTTACGGATGGCATTATGGCACTCAATAGCGCCAAGCAATATTTGGACCCGGAAGCCCCGATGATGGCCTATGTATCCTCGCATAATGAGAAGTTTAAAGAGAAAAATCGCGCGTTAGGCGTAACGGAGGACGAAGAGAGCGAATAG
- a CDS encoding serine hydrolase translates to MNLSSLLPAIEPLDLRSCLVSYNGKLIIEHYRNERTREEIAKVNSCTKSVVSALICIAMDKQLLLGASTPAASFFPQLAEDPDPRKQAITLEHLLTMSAGFNWTEFGGQNSFPRMTQTPNWIQFALEQPLSEEPGSRMEYNSGLSQMLSALLAQASGMTTAAFAERYLFQPLGITQYEWEHDPQGIHTGGFGLRLLPADMLKLGELYLQQGKWNGQQLISQALVERSVYPAIAAESPRHGQYGWHWWVDSYSAAADSASPSAFDFYYALGFGGQTITVVPSLHIVAVVTNDRLKRGKPPADVFRQHIAPLLIQQ, encoded by the coding sequence ATGAACCTGTCATCATTGCTCCCGGCTATTGAGCCGCTGGATTTAAGGAGCTGCCTGGTGTCATATAATGGCAAGCTTATCATTGAGCATTACCGAAATGAGCGTACGAGAGAAGAAATTGCAAAAGTTAATTCCTGTACCAAAAGCGTCGTTTCTGCGCTGATTTGTATCGCGATGGACAAGCAGCTTCTACTGGGGGCATCGACGCCCGCCGCTTCATTTTTCCCCCAGCTTGCTGAAGATCCTGATCCGCGAAAACAAGCGATCACGCTGGAGCATCTATTAACGATGTCTGCTGGCTTCAACTGGACGGAGTTCGGCGGGCAAAACTCCTTCCCCCGCATGACGCAAACGCCAAACTGGATTCAATTTGCCTTGGAGCAGCCTTTGTCGGAGGAGCCTGGCTCACGAATGGAGTACAACTCTGGCCTCTCACAAATGCTGTCCGCCCTTCTCGCACAAGCAAGCGGCATGACCACTGCTGCATTTGCCGAGCGTTACCTGTTCCAGCCTTTAGGCATTACTCAATATGAATGGGAACATGATCCACAGGGCATTCATACAGGGGGCTTCGGACTAAGACTGCTGCCTGCCGATATGCTGAAGCTGGGAGAGCTGTATTTGCAGCAGGGTAAATGGAATGGACAGCAGCTTATCTCTCAAGCTTTAGTAGAACGCTCTGTCTATCCGGCAATAGCCGCCGAGTCTCCTCGTCATGGCCAGTACGGCTGGCATTGGTGGGTCGATTCTTATTCAGCAGCTGCGGACTCCGCTTCGCCTTCTGCTTTCGATTTTTATTATGCTTTAGGATTTGGCGGACAGACGATTACCGTTGTTCCCAGCCTCCATATCGTCGCAGTCGTCACCAATGACAGGCTGAAAAGAGGCAAGCCTCCAGCGGATGTTTTCCGCCAGCACATTGCGCCGCTGCTCATACAGCAATAA
- a CDS encoding spore germination protein, whose protein sequence is MTTENGHTGTSTQHTMPSVPQSGQSGSGDGKQPINSTLEDNLRYLESVFDRSSDIIFMHWQYGPEMKHKACSIYYSSLIQDDTINYMKISLQDLVAHEVGPGMEAGIDEVRFFFENHGPSGKKVQLVNDLDAVVGSISSGQLLILFDGWNQALSFKAQSVETRQVNEPVNESVVQGPRESTVENLQKNLGLLRLRLKTPKFKIELMSGGGDTNTTVAFGYLEGKVDNEMLAEFKKRMELIKTVDVLETSYIEQLIEDSSYSPFPQHRYTERTDMAVAALLNGKIVVLVQGTGGMLICPGMFTEFFQSSEDYYQRTVISTMIRWLRIIAFIIALSLPSVYIALSTFHPELIPTVLLLAVLNAREGLPLPAFFEALLMEFFFELMREAGVRLPRTVGSAVSIVGALVIGDAAISAGIASPIMVIVVALTGIASFSIPQYGIAIALRILRFPLMISAALLGGFGMMICFLFILLHLCKLRSLGQPYMAPLAPFRLVELRDVLMRIPLKRLLQKPQKMHRH, encoded by the coding sequence ATGACAACCGAGAATGGACATACGGGGACCAGCACTCAGCATACGATGCCGTCCGTACCACAAAGTGGACAATCAGGCAGCGGGGATGGGAAGCAACCGATTAACTCCACTTTGGAGGACAATCTTCGTTATCTGGAATCTGTCTTTGATCGCAGCTCCGACATCATCTTTATGCATTGGCAATACGGTCCCGAAATGAAGCATAAAGCATGCTCGATCTACTACAGCTCGCTCATTCAGGACGATACCATTAACTATATGAAAATATCGCTGCAGGATCTTGTAGCGCATGAAGTCGGACCCGGGATGGAAGCCGGAATTGACGAGGTCCGTTTTTTTTTCGAGAACCATGGCCCTTCCGGTAAAAAAGTACAGCTCGTAAACGATTTAGATGCTGTCGTAGGCAGCATTTCCAGCGGACAGCTGCTCATTTTATTCGATGGATGGAATCAGGCACTCAGCTTTAAAGCCCAATCCGTTGAGACGAGACAGGTCAATGAGCCCGTCAATGAATCGGTCGTGCAGGGGCCTCGGGAAAGCACCGTTGAAAACCTGCAGAAAAATTTAGGGCTGCTTCGGCTGCGGCTGAAAACGCCGAAATTTAAAATTGAGCTCATGAGCGGCGGCGGCGATACAAACACAACGGTCGCATTCGGTTATTTGGAAGGCAAAGTGGATAACGAAATGCTCGCCGAGTTTAAGAAGCGAATGGAGCTCATTAAGACGGTCGATGTACTGGAAACCTCCTATATCGAGCAGCTTATTGAAGATTCCAGCTATTCTCCTTTTCCTCAGCATCGCTATACAGAACGAACAGACATGGCTGTGGCAGCGCTATTAAACGGCAAAATCGTCGTGCTCGTGCAAGGAACCGGCGGCATGCTGATTTGTCCAGGCATGTTTACTGAATTTTTCCAATCCAGCGAGGATTATTACCAGCGTACGGTAATTTCCACGATGATACGCTGGCTGCGAATTATTGCCTTTATTATCGCGTTGTCGCTGCCCAGCGTCTATATTGCGCTATCGACCTTTCATCCCGAGCTTATCCCGACCGTCCTGCTGCTTGCGGTGCTGAATGCGCGTGAGGGTTTGCCGCTCCCCGCTTTCTTCGAGGCGCTGCTGATGGAATTTTTCTTCGAGCTGATGCGTGAGGCTGGGGTGCGTCTGCCAAGGACGGTAGGCTCTGCTGTCAGCATAGTCGGGGCACTCGTCATTGGAGACGCAGCGATAAGCGCCGGGATCGCTTCCCCCATTATGGTTATCGTCGTCGCGCTGACAGGGATTGCCTCCTTCTCCATTCCACAATACGGCATCGCTATTGCGCTTCGCATTTTACGCTTTCCGCTTATGATCTCCGCAGCTCTGCTCGGCGGGTTCGGAATGATGATTTGCTTTCTATTTATTTTGCTTCATCTATGCAAGCTGAGGTCGCTTGGTCAGCCTTATATGGCTCCGCTCGCACCTTTTCGGCTGGTCGAGCTTCGCGATGTCCTTATGAGAATCCCGCTTAAAAGGCTGCTGCAAAAGCCGCAAAAAATGCATCGGCATTAA
- a CDS encoding Ger(x)C family spore germination protein, whose protein sequence is MRKQTGDFPLPASLIIMLTLLSTVLTGCWSKYELTERGFVMGVALDETKDGKIEMLTQIYRPASVETGKSATTQTSSVSIRTHDDTVMEAIRDIPIHLGRKAQWSHTRIIIVGEKLARNQDLGKTLDIFYRDHEPRSSVKLLISKGPAHKMLEKQPLIEQTTAQQILRTEEFSYLNAAKTMDTTLLSLLLQRESAHPDAVLSYVYNEASPEESMSTAGLALIKDGKLKKIMPPDKVEGLLMLRNDYHSGVLETPCSGMKGEKETAEVLSLQTAMTTKIHDGRPQVSFHIKGELAITELKCSSIISFEDEQKFIEKFSAAIVRQTGGTLRFLQKNKLEVIGIGNQLYRQSPKEWLKLQQDWDEQFAQLPIEVKAELKLVTGGTINSRPSS, encoded by the coding sequence ATGAGAAAACAAACGGGCGATTTCCCCCTTCCAGCCTCATTAATCATCATGCTGACACTACTCTCAACTGTGCTTACAGGCTGCTGGAGCAAATATGAGCTGACCGAGCGTGGATTTGTGATGGGCGTCGCACTGGATGAAACGAAGGATGGAAAAATCGAAATGCTGACGCAAATTTATCGCCCAGCCTCGGTTGAAACCGGCAAGTCAGCGACAACCCAAACGTCCAGCGTCAGCATTCGAACGCATGATGACACGGTGATGGAGGCGATTCGAGACATACCCATTCATTTGGGTCGCAAAGCCCAGTGGAGCCATACCAGAATCATTATTGTTGGAGAAAAGCTGGCAAGAAATCAGGATTTAGGCAAAACACTGGACATTTTTTACCGTGATCATGAGCCGCGCAGCAGCGTTAAGCTGCTTATCTCCAAGGGTCCAGCCCACAAAATGCTGGAGAAGCAGCCGCTTATTGAACAAACGACGGCGCAGCAAATTTTGCGAACAGAGGAGTTTTCTTATCTCAATGCAGCTAAAACGATGGACACCACTCTACTTAGCTTGCTGCTGCAAAGGGAAAGCGCTCATCCCGACGCCGTCCTCTCCTATGTATACAACGAAGCTAGCCCAGAGGAATCGATGTCCACTGCCGGGCTTGCCCTGATCAAGGATGGCAAGCTTAAGAAAATTATGCCCCCGGATAAAGTGGAAGGGCTGCTCATGCTGCGTAACGACTATCATTCCGGCGTGCTAGAGACACCCTGCTCAGGCATGAAAGGGGAAAAGGAAACCGCCGAAGTGCTCTCGCTTCAAACGGCGATGACAACGAAAATCCATGATGGTCGGCCCCAGGTGAGCTTTCATATTAAAGGAGAGCTTGCGATTACCGAACTGAAATGCTCATCGATTATATCGTTTGAGGACGAACAAAAATTTATTGAGAAATTTTCAGCAGCTATTGTTCGGCAAACGGGGGGAACGCTTCGTTTTTTACAAAAAAATAAGCTTGAGGTTATTGGTATTGGCAACCAGTTGTACCGTCAAAGCCCCAAAGAGTGGCTGAAGCTGCAGCAAGACTGGGATGAGCAGTTTGCACAGCTGCCGATTGAAGTTAAAGCAGAGCTTAAGCTGGTGACAGGAGGAACGATAAACAGCCGACCATCCTCATAG
- a CDS encoding GerAB/ArcD/ProY family transporter: MNGQKVSSFQMAVLLYVFLTGAAVIYVPGPLIGIAGAGAWISLLLSGAIGFIILMMLFYLSRRFPGRDYIDYSRALIGNVMTMLFGLAAISYLLPMQASIIEGVGLFMVSAMMRETPLYLFSSLVFLIAACTARAGIEIIARMFSLIMLVTTFFIIIVLVFALPEYQPEQLLPLSPKGMLPITYGAYFTFGLPFAEVTMFGMLLPFVAGDTSTKRLHLSLSLALAASILTLCAVTVCILMVFGQTAAFNPFVLYSVARLIEFQEIIQRIESVIGMSLILGSYMKATISLYLLSLYIAKLFRLKDNNTLIMPLALCGLLLGLVTYDSNTHWNNFLMEFYPLWIVLVIVAPLVLVTVVAMLRPAKR, encoded by the coding sequence TTGAATGGTCAAAAAGTCAGTTCTTTTCAAATGGCTGTGCTCCTTTATGTATTTTTGACTGGGGCTGCGGTCATTTATGTACCTGGGCCGCTAATTGGCATAGCTGGTGCTGGCGCATGGATATCCCTGCTGCTTTCTGGCGCAATTGGCTTTATCATTCTCATGATGCTGTTTTATTTAAGCCGCCGCTTTCCTGGACGGGATTATATTGACTACAGTCGAGCGTTAATCGGCAACGTAATGACGATGCTTTTTGGTCTTGCAGCCATCTCTTATCTATTGCCGATGCAAGCTTCTATCATCGAAGGGGTTGGCTTGTTTATGGTTAGCGCCATGATGAGAGAAACGCCCTTATACCTGTTCTCCTCTCTTGTGTTTCTCATTGCTGCTTGTACGGCACGCGCAGGAATTGAGATAATAGCACGCATGTTCTCCCTCATCATGCTTGTGACTACTTTCTTCATCATCATCGTACTTGTATTTGCGCTCCCTGAATACCAGCCGGAACAATTGCTCCCCCTTTCTCCTAAAGGGATGCTGCCAATCACTTACGGAGCTTATTTTACGTTCGGGCTTCCTTTTGCCGAAGTGACTATGTTTGGGATGCTGCTGCCATTCGTAGCAGGGGACACGTCGACAAAGCGGCTGCACCTATCCCTATCGCTTGCTCTAGCTGCCAGCATCCTCACACTTTGCGCAGTGACGGTATGCATATTAATGGTATTTGGCCAGACAGCGGCTTTCAACCCATTCGTTCTATATTCCGTAGCCCGGCTTATTGAATTTCAAGAAATTATACAGCGTATTGAATCCGTTATCGGTATGTCCCTCATTCTCGGTTCCTATATGAAGGCAACCATTTCTTTATACTTGCTAAGCTTGTATATCGCGAAGCTTTTCAGACTAAAAGACAACAATACGCTCATTATGCCGCTTGCGCTGTGCGGCTTGCTACTGGGGCTGGTCACTTACGATAGCAATACGCATTGGAACAATTTCTTAATGGAATTTTATCCACTATGGATCGTGCTTGTCATCGTTGCTCCGCTGGTCCTTGTCACCGTTGTGGCAATGCTTCGGCCAGCGAAGCGATAA
- a CDS encoding GerAB/ArcD/ProY family transporter translates to MNKQKVSSFQLGVLFFVFMTGSSIIFVPGPLIGKAGAAAWLSLLLSGSIGFGILMILLYLHRRFPGLDYIDYSRKLIGNVLTVLLGLLTISYLLHMQAAIVVGVGQFMIGAMMRETPMYAFTSLIFLIAAFTARAGIEVIARMFTLIMLLTSFFMVVVLLFAIPEYQPEQLLPILPKGLTPVMAGAYYTFGFPYSEVFLFGMLLPFAAGKKLKKKLMTTLSISYAANLIVLCAVTVCTLMVFGTSAGAGPYMLYSIARLIEFQEIFQRVESIIGMSLILGSYMKATLSLYVLSLFMAKLCGMKDNHVIIMPLALTGFLMGLVTYDSSSQWGHIVTEIHPLWTGLVLLVPLLVVMVVAMFRPTKT, encoded by the coding sequence TTGAATAAACAAAAGGTCAGTTCTTTTCAATTGGGCGTGCTTTTCTTTGTGTTCATGACCGGCTCCTCGATCATTTTTGTGCCTGGGCCGCTGATTGGAAAAGCGGGTGCTGCTGCTTGGCTCTCCTTGCTGCTGTCTGGATCAATCGGGTTTGGCATCCTAATGATACTGCTGTATTTACATCGCCGATTTCCCGGCCTGGATTACATTGATTACAGCCGCAAGCTGATTGGCAACGTACTGACGGTGCTGTTAGGGCTGCTGACCATCTCGTATTTGCTGCATATGCAAGCGGCTATTGTTGTAGGCGTAGGCCAGTTCATGATTGGGGCGATGATGAGAGAAACACCGATGTACGCCTTTACTTCCCTTATTTTTCTTATTGCTGCTTTTACGGCACGCGCAGGCATAGAAGTTATAGCCCGCATGTTCACCCTGATTATGCTGTTAACTTCCTTTTTCATGGTCGTCGTGCTGCTGTTTGCCATTCCTGAATACCAACCTGAACAGCTGCTTCCGATCCTGCCTAAAGGCCTGACGCCCGTGATGGCAGGAGCCTATTACACGTTTGGCTTCCCTTACTCTGAAGTGTTTTTGTTTGGCATGCTCCTGCCCTTCGCTGCGGGGAAAAAACTGAAAAAAAAGCTGATGACGACCTTGTCTATCTCCTACGCGGCAAACCTAATCGTACTCTGTGCTGTGACGGTGTGTACATTAATGGTATTCGGTACAAGCGCAGGGGCTGGACCCTATATGCTGTACTCCATAGCCCGGCTCATTGAATTCCAGGAAATTTTCCAACGGGTGGAGTCCATTATTGGCATGTCGCTCATTCTCGGCTCATATATGAAGGCGACGCTTTCCCTCTATGTGCTCAGCCTCTTTATGGCGAAGCTTTGCGGCATGAAGGACAACCATGTCATCATTATGCCGTTAGCTTTGACCGGATTTCTGATGGGGCTCGTCACTTATGACAGCAGTAGCCAATGGGGACATATTGTAACAGAAATTCATCCGTTATGGACGGGACTCGTGCTGCTCGTTCCGCTGCTTGTCGTAATGGTTGTCGCGATGTTTCGGCCGACTAAGACATAG
- a CDS encoding SGNH/GDSL hydrolase family protein, whose amino-acid sequence MQEEDHLKVQALSDIAHLKVHGRTTGKLSPLTLFWTGSSVELNAQGSELWIEVEVNYDQYEPWISILINSMPVSRQMLTAGRYWVCIFRGMNKAAIKNVRIVKDVQAMSADSSCLLQIHAVKGDGEFAPIEAKPYRIEFIGDSITSGEGAIGARAETDWIPMWFSAVDNYTAMTAEALNAEYRVLSQSGWGVLTSWDNNPHANLPDYYEQVCGLLTGENNKALGAFDKNDFDSWQPDVVVVNLGSNDGGAFHSPEWVDTATGKAYKQRLKADGTFEDEDLMTFEEAVVRFLIKLRTYNPNAPIIWAYGMLGLPMMPAIYRAVNAYSRQTGDKQVSIFQLPNTRDETWGARQHPGKLAHAEAARELTGYLKEVLRSSSMS is encoded by the coding sequence ATGCAAGAAGAGGATCACTTAAAGGTACAAGCTTTATCGGATATCGCTCATCTTAAGGTTCATGGAAGAACGACAGGCAAACTCTCTCCATTAACGTTATTTTGGACGGGAAGCTCCGTTGAATTAAATGCACAGGGGTCTGAGCTTTGGATAGAAGTAGAGGTGAATTACGACCAGTATGAGCCTTGGATCAGCATCCTGATTAACAGTATGCCGGTGAGCAGACAAATGTTAACGGCGGGCAGGTACTGGGTTTGTATATTTAGAGGCATGAACAAGGCCGCGATTAAAAATGTTCGCATCGTAAAGGATGTACAGGCGATGAGCGCCGATTCCAGCTGCCTCTTGCAGATTCACGCTGTGAAGGGTGACGGCGAATTTGCCCCGATTGAAGCAAAGCCATATCGCATCGAATTTATAGGCGACAGCATTACCTCTGGAGAAGGGGCCATTGGAGCGAGAGCCGAGACGGACTGGATTCCGATGTGGTTTAGCGCCGTTGACAATTATACGGCAATGACAGCGGAAGCGCTAAATGCAGAGTACCGTGTCCTTTCTCAAAGCGGATGGGGCGTGCTTACAAGCTGGGATAACAATCCGCATGCCAATCTTCCTGATTATTACGAACAGGTTTGCGGCCTTCTTACTGGCGAGAACAATAAAGCTTTAGGCGCGTTTGACAAAAATGATTTTGACTCCTGGCAGCCAGATGTCGTCGTCGTGAATTTGGGATCGAATGATGGCGGCGCTTTTCATTCTCCAGAATGGGTGGACACTGCGACTGGCAAAGCTTACAAGCAGCGATTAAAGGCAGATGGGACATTTGAGGATGAGGATCTAATGACATTTGAGGAGGCGGTTGTGCGCTTCCTTATTAAACTTAGAACATATAACCCAAATGCGCCTATCATCTGGGCCTACGGCATGCTGGGTCTACCGATGATGCCAGCTATTTACCGAGCTGTAAACGCTTATAGCAGGCAAACAGGGGATAAGCAGGTATCCATTTTTCAGCTTCCCAATACAAGAGACGAAACATGGGGAGCAAGACAGCATCCCGGAAAATTAGCCCATGCGGAAGCAGCCAGAGAGCTGACGGGTTATTTAAAAGAAGTTTTACGTTCCTCTTCTATGTCTTAG
- a CDS encoding GNAT family N-acetyltransferase — protein sequence MMNSQPEFNLLVIGKRSQTIEDIREENKKNLEHGEKMFHLIENNACVGMITYLPQNPNDLHPWIGLLIIHKEHERAGIGTLALKLLDDELAAQRIDKVRLCVQHGNHKGASFWQKNGFHKISDGLDNYNNQIDIYEKKK from the coding sequence ATGATGAATTCACAGCCTGAGTTTAATCTCTTAGTCATTGGTAAGCGTTCTCAAACAATCGAAGATATTAGGGAGGAAAATAAGAAAAATCTCGAACATGGCGAAAAAATGTTTCACTTGATTGAAAATAACGCATGTGTTGGAATGATTACGTATCTCCCGCAAAATCCGAATGATCTTCATCCGTGGATTGGACTGCTTATTATTCATAAGGAGCATGAAAGGGCAGGAATTGGAACGCTAGCATTGAAATTATTAGATGACGAATTGGCAGCACAACGTATAGACAAAGTCAGACTTTGTGTTCAGCATGGCAACCATAAAGGAGCTTCATTTTGGCAAAAGAATGGCTTTCATAAAATTAGCGATGGGCTGGATAATTATAATAATCAAATTGATATCTACGAAAAAAAGAAATGA
- a CDS encoding metalloregulator ArsR/SmtB family transcription factor, with the protein MQLDKVVAYHKALADPTRIKILILLSEGELNGQVLAEKLGVSPATITHHAAKLREASLINERREKNTIFFTLNDYFIKNSATAAAELIYKNTNTKTKGGTDILEDDKNKRLQLSVVKNFFTLDNKLKHIPAQLKKKLIVLEHLVSELETGRKYSEKEINAFIKSYHEDFATIRREFIMHQFMFRENEIYELNPPEMWAKWENLA; encoded by the coding sequence ATGCAATTGGACAAAGTGGTCGCTTACCATAAAGCGCTTGCCGATCCAACAAGGATCAAAATTTTAATTTTGCTGTCAGAAGGAGAACTTAATGGCCAGGTTTTAGCCGAAAAGCTAGGCGTCTCCCCGGCTACGATAACCCATCATGCAGCAAAGCTGCGTGAAGCAAGCTTGATTAATGAGCGAAGAGAGAAAAACACGATCTTCTTTACTTTAAATGATTACTTTATCAAAAACAGTGCCACAGCGGCTGCCGAGCTGATTTATAAAAACACAAACACAAAAACAAAAGGAGGTACAGATATTTTGGAGGATGACAAAAACAAGCGGCTTCAGCTTTCTGTTGTTAAAAACTTTTTTACGCTAGACAATAAATTGAAGCACATCCCCGCACAGCTCAAGAAAAAGCTAATTGTCTTGGAGCACCTGGTATCAGAGCTAGAGACAGGCCGAAAATACAGCGAAAAAGAAATCAATGCGTTCATTAAAAGCTATCACGAGGATTTCGCCACCATACGCAGAGAATTTATCATGCACCAATTCATGTTCAGGGAAAACGAAATTTACGAACTGAATCCGCCTGAAATGTGGGCGAAATGGGAGAATCTAGCGTGA
- a CDS encoding siderophore biosynthesis protein: MNIPEAFIKPFPTYEDVFYDDIENHRKHFLPICSIHLKCIDPELDEWLHVVSAKEIYEGCVGDSTQSYHTLFTKEDMLGFDVIDGKYKFEADWNYFTLHQQEHSADSEIDEDLKAAYAQNELDYQIRKQFYQNNQKVYPYSRLSEEFSSAEELLADFNKKQADGWGLSYPEINGIWDDIAFMSDEAQGYLQKYNETVEELRRFENTNLLHVPKKANGEVFDYIGSITGYYFQAYGADNVFLFYDKELRKAVICFEYT; this comes from the coding sequence ATGAACATTCCTGAAGCCTTTATTAAGCCGTTTCCCACGTATGAGGATGTTTTTTATGACGATATTGAAAATCATCGCAAGCACTTTTTGCCCATTTGCTCCATTCATTTGAAATGCATCGATCCTGAGCTTGATGAATGGCTGCATGTCGTATCAGCCAAGGAAATTTATGAGGGCTGTGTGGGTGACAGCACGCAAAGCTACCATACCCTTTTTACGAAAGAAGATATGCTGGGGTTTGATGTCATAGATGGCAAATACAAATTTGAGGCAGACTGGAATTACTTCACCTTGCATCAGCAGGAGCATTCAGCAGACTCAGAAATCGATGAGGACTTGAAGGCTGCCTATGCGCAAAATGAGCTGGATTATCAGATCCGAAAGCAATTTTACCAAAACAATCAGAAAGTTTACCCCTATTCCCGACTTAGCGAAGAATTCTCCTCTGCTGAGGAACTGCTAGCGGATTTTAACAAAAAGCAAGCGGATGGTTGGGGACTAAGCTATCCCGAGATTAATGGAATATGGGATGATATCGCATTTATGTCCGATGAAGCCCAAGGGTATTTACAAAAGTATAATGAAACCGTAGAAGAGCTGCGCAGATTCGAAAACACCAATCTCCTTCATGTTCCTAAAAAAGCAAACGGAGAGGTCTTTGATTATATCGGCTCAATAACCGGCTATTATTTTCAGGCTTATGGCGCAGATAATGTATTTTTGTTTTATGATAAAGAGCTGCGCAAGGCTGTCATTTGCTTTGAATACACCTAA